Genomic DNA from bacterium:
GCAGATGAAGCGCGTCGTGAGCGTCAGCCTCGGCAGCAGCAAGCGGGACCATCGCGTGGAGACCGAGATCCTCGGCGAGCCGTTCGTCATCGAGCGGATCGGCACCGACGGCGACATGGGGCGCTTCGAGGCGCTGGTGCGCGAGCTCGACGGACGCGTGGATGCGATCGGCATGGGCGGGATCGACCTGGACCTCCGCGCGGGGCGGCGGCGCTACCGGATTCGGGACGCGGCCCGCCTCATCCGCGGCGTCCGCCGCACCCCGGTCGTCGACGGCAGCGGGATCAAGGCGTCGTGGGAAAAGCACCTCATCCTCGAGTACCTTCCGCGGACTTCGGGGATCTCGTTCGCCGGGCGGCGCGTGCTGCTGGTCAGCAGCGTCGACCGGTACGGCATGGCGGAGGCGTTCGCGGAAGCCGGCGCCGTCACGCTCTTCGGCGATTTCTACTTCGCGCTCGGTATTCCGATCCCGATGCGCCGGCTCGTGACCGTGCGCATCCTGGCGGCGTGCCTGCTGCCGGTGATCACGCGGCTGCCGTTCCAGTGGCTCTATCCCACGGGGGAGAAACAGGAGCGGGTCACCCCCAAGTACCCGCGGCTGTTCGAGTGGGCGGAGGTCGTCGCGGGCGATTTTCACTTCATCCGCCGCTACATGCCCGACGATCTCGCGGGCAAGACGATTCTGACCCAGACGATCACCGCCGACGACACCGAGGCGCTCCGACGCCGGGGCGTGCGCCGGCTCATCACCGCGGCCCCCGAGATGGAAGGACGGTCGTTCGCCACCAACGTGCTGGAGGGGATCGTCGTCGCGCTCTCCGGCCGGCGCACGGACACGATGGCGCCGTCCGAGATCATCGGCTGGCTGGAGCGGGCCGGCGTGCGGCCGCGCGTGGAGACCCTCACACCCGACCGCGACGGGACGGCGTCGTGAGCGCGCCCGCGTCCGCCGGGCAAGGTATCGTGGGCACGCCCGCATCCGCCGGGCCCGGCCGCTTCGCCTTCGTCATCCATCCTCTGTACGTCCAGCAGTACGCGCAGAAGTTTCCGATTACGCGCTACCTGCCCGGCCGCCTGGTCGAGCGGGTGTTCCGGGCGGTGCCGCCGTTCGAGGCCTCCCACATCACCGGCATCGTCTCGCCGCTCGGTGCGCGCGCGGAAGGCTGGTTCATCGCGCTGCCGTGGACGCCGCGGGTGCTGCTCGAGGCGCCGGTCGAGCTCGTATACCGGCGGCTCGTCCAGGCGGGGCGGATCGCCGAGCGGCTCGGCGCCGGCATCCTCGGCCTCGGCGCCTTCACCAAGATCGTCGGGGACCGCGGCGTGACCGTGGCGCGCGAGCTCGCGATCGGCGTGACGACCGGGAACAGCCTCACCGCGGCGACGGCGGTGGAGGGGGCGCTGGCGGCGGCGGCGCGGATGGACATCGACCCGGCGCGCGCCCGCGTCGCGGTGCTGGGCGCGACCGGCTCGATCGGCGCGGTCTGCTGCCGGCTGCTGGCCCCGCAGGTCGCGGGGCTCGTGCTGGCGGCCCGAAACCTCGAGCGGCTGGAGTCGCTCGCATCGCGGCTCCGCGCGGAGGGACCTGCCGACGTCGCGGTCACCTCCGATGTGCGGGAGGCCGTGGGGGCGGCCGAGATCGTCCTCACCGTGACCTCGGCCACCGACGTCCTGGTCGAGCCGGAGGACCTGCGTCCGGGCGCGGTTGTCTGCGACGTCGCGCGCCCCCGGAACGTCTCGCGGCTTGTGTACGAGCGGCGGCGCGACGTCCTGGTGATCGACGGCGGCGTGCTGGAGGTGCCGGGCCCGGTCGACTTCGGCCTCGACTTCGGTTTCCCGCCCGGAACCTGCGAGGCGTGCATGGCCGAGACGATGCTGCTCGCGCTCGAACACCGCTATGAGGATTACACGCTCGGCGGCGACCTCGATCTCGACCGCGTGCGGGAGATCCACGCGTTGATGCACCGCCACGGGTTCCGGCTGTCGGGGCTGCGGCGGTTCGAGCGCCGTATCGCCGACGAGGAGGTCGACGCGATCCGCCGCGCAGCGCGGAGCGCGGCGCCGCGATCCCCGGCGCGGGTCGCCGACGCGCCGGCGGACTCGGCCGTCCGGCGGGCGTGATGCCCGCGCCGCCGCAGCGGGCGCCTTTGACATTGCAAATCGCCTTGGGTATACTCAGGGCCGAGGTCGAGACTGAGGGAACGTCCCTCGGTCTCGTCCCCTGTTATTGTCGAAAAAGTTGGAATGGACCGGTGAGCTGAGCCGCATGGACGAAAAAGAAACGATCCTGACCCCCGAAGGCCTGCGCAAGCTGGAAGAGGAACTTGAGTTTCTCAAGTCCGTCAAGCGAAAGGAAGTCGCGGAGCGGATCAAGCAGGCGAAAGAGTTCGGGGACCTCTCGGAAAACTCCGAGTACGAGGACGCCAAGAACGAACAGGCCTTCACGGAGGGGCGGATCCTCACCGTCGAGGGCATGCTCCGCAACGCCAAGGTCATCAACAACCACGACGTGCGCTCGGACGTGGTGTCCATCGGCAGCACCTTGAAGCTCTTGGACGAGTCCGGCGAGGAACTGACGTTCACGATCGTGGGCTCGCCCGAGGCCGATCCCGCGCACGACAAGATCAGCAACGAGTCCCCGGTGGGGCGCGCGGTGCTCGGCAAGCGGAAGGGCGACACCGTGACCGTCCAGGCGCCCGCGGGTACACTTAAGTACACGATCAAGGGGATCAAGCGGTAATTTCCGCGTCCGCGGGCCGTCCGGTCCTCCGCGTTGCCCTGGGGTAGCCCCCCGAATCAGTCCCGTCACCCGTTCCCGTCCACCCGCGTCCCCGTCCGCCTCGGCGTGCCGCCGTGCCGTCCGCGCGCCGCCCGGTTCTGTGAAGGCCGTGTAACGGCGGCCGGAGGCGACGAGGCCGGCGCACGGCGGCCCGGAGGTCCGATGTCCGGCCGGTGGTCGGACCATGAGGGTCTGCACCTCGACGCAGCGGGGAAAAACAGTAGTGCACGAACGGTGTCGCAGAACCTCGCGCGCCGTGAACCACGCAGACGGCAGGAGTCGGAAGACAGGCGAAGAAAGAGGACGCAGCGGCGGAGCCCCGGATCTGGATCGAATCATCATTTCGAGGAATCGTCGGTGAAGCCGCGGCGTATCATTCTGATAGGGAACGTGGGAGGGGGGAGAGCCTTCCCAGACTCTGCCGGGCCTGCCGGGGTTCAGCGATCCACCCGAGCCCTTGGTGCGAACATAGAGAATGCATGGATCGTAGAAGCGAGAGAACAACGATGCTGACGACGCAGCAGACGGCGCACTTGAGGCTCAGGCAGAGAGGGGGTCGACCGCAGGATGTTTGAACGGTTCACCGAGCGTGCACGCCGCGTCATCATCCTGGCGCAGGAAGAGGCCAAGCGGCTCAACCACAGCGCAGTCGGCACCGAGCACATCCTCCTGGGCATCATCCGGGAGGGTGAAGGCGTTGCCAGCAAGGTTCTCGAGTCGCTCAACATCAACCCTGAGCGCGTCCGCGCCGAGATCGAGAGCGCCATCGGCCGCGGCGAGCGCACGCCGTACGAAGAAGTCGCATTCACCCCGCGGGCCAAGAAGGTCCTCGAACTCGCGCTGGACGAGGCCCGCCGGCTGGGTCACAACTACATCGGGACGGAGCACCTGCTCCTCGGATTGATCCGGGAGGGCGAGGGAGTCGCCGCCCGCGTGCTCGAGGCGATGGGTGCCGATCTCGAGCGCGTCCGTTCCCAGGTGGTCTACCTGCTCGGCGAAGAGGGCACCGCCTCCTACACCAAGCAGGCCAGCAAGACGCCCACCCTCGACGAGTTCGGCCGCGACCTCACGAAGCTTGCGCGCGAGAACAAGCTCGACCCGGTGATCGGCCGGGAGCGCGAGATCGAGCGCGTGATTCAGGTGCTGTCCCGGCGGACCAAGAACAACCCGGCGCTCATCGGCGAGCCGGGCGTCGGCAAGACCGCGATCACCGAGGGCCTCGCCCAGCGCATCGTGCGCGGCGACGTGCCCGAGGTGCTGCGCAGCAAGCGCGTGGTGCAGCTCGACCTGGCCGCGCTCGTCGCGGGCACCAAGTACCGCGGCGAGTTCGAAGAGCGGATGAAGAAAGTGATGGAAGAGATCCGCAAGGCGCAGGGCGAGGTCATCCTGTTCGTGGACGAGCTGCACACGCTCGTCGGCGCCGGGGCGGCGGAAGGCGCGATCGACGCGAGCAACATCCTCAAGCCGTCGCTGTCGCGCGGCGAGCTGCAGTGCATCGGCGCGACGACCCTCGACGAGTACCGCAAGTACGTCGAGCGCGACGCCGCGCTCGAGCGGCGCTTCGCGCCGATCCTCGTCGCGGAGCCCAACGTGGATCAGGCCGTCGAGATTCTGCGCGGGCTGCGGGAGCGGTACGAGGCGCACCACGGCGTCAAGATCGGCGACGACGCGCTGGTGGCCGCGGCGCAGCTCGCGGACAAGTACATCTCCGACCGGTTCCTGCCGGACAAGGCCATCGATCTGATGGACGAGGCGGCGAGCAAGATCCGGCTGCAGGCCAGCTTCCTGCCGCAAGAGGTGCGGCAGGCCATGGAAAAGGCCGACCGGGCGCGCCGCGAAAAGGAAGACGCGATCAAGAACCAGGACTTCGAGAAAGCCGCGGGCCTGCGCGACAAGGAAAAGGTGCTCCGGCAAAAACTCGAGGAGCTGGAGAGTTCCTGGAAGACCGACAAGGGCCGGGACATCACGACCGTCTGCGCCGACGACATCGCGGACATCGTCTCGAGCTGGACCGGCATCCCCGTGACCCGCCTCGTCGAAGAGGAGACCGAAAAGCTCCTCAAGATGGAGGACCAGATCCACAAGCGGATCGTGGGCCAGGAAGAAGCGGTCACGGCGGTCGCCCGGGCCGTTCGGCGGGCGCGGGCCGGGCTCAAGGACGCGCGGCGCCCGATCGGCTCGTTCATCTTCCTCGGGCCGACCGGCGTCGGCAAGACCGAGCTGACGCTGGCGCTCGCGGAGTTCCTCTTCGGGGACGAGAACGCGGTCGTGCGGATCGACATGTCCGAGTACACCGAGCGGCACACCGTATCCCGCCTCGTCGGCGCGCCTCCGGGCTACGTCGGCTACGAGGAAGGCGGCCAGCTCACGGAGCAGGTTCGCCGCCGGCCGTATTCGGTCGTGCTGCTCGACGAGATCGAGAAGGCGCACCCGGAGATCTTCAACGTGCTCCTCCAGATCCTGGAGGACGGACGCCTGACCGACGCGCAAGGGCGCGCGGTCGACTTCAAGAACTGCGTCGTGATCATGACGAGCAACGTCGGCGCGCCGCAGATCCAGCGCGAGGGCCAGGGGCTCGGCTTCCGCGGCGTGGCGGACGTGGAGCTCGACGCGCAGCGGCAGTACGACAAGATGAAGTCGCACGTGATGGACGAGCTGCGGCGGGCGTTCCGGCCGGAGTTCCTGAACCGCGTGGACGAGATCATCGTCTTCCGCCCGCTGAACCGCGACCAGATCACGGCGATCGTCGACATCTTGATGGACCGCGTGCGACGCGAGATCCGCGGCCAGGGCATGGGTCTCGCGGTTACGGAGGCGGCGCGCGAGGTACTCGCCAAGGAGGGCTTCGATCCCCAGTACGGGGCGCGGCCGCTGCGGCGGGCGATTCAACGGCTCGTGGAAGACCCGCTGTCGGACGCAATGCTGCGCGGCCGGTTCAGCGCCGGCGACGAGATCATCATCGACGC
This window encodes:
- a CDS encoding quinate 5-dehydrogenase; this translates as MKRVVSVSLGSSKRDHRVETEILGEPFVIERIGTDGDMGRFEALVRELDGRVDAIGMGGIDLDLRAGRRRYRIRDAARLIRGVRRTPVVDGSGIKASWEKHLILEYLPRTSGISFAGRRVLLVSSVDRYGMAEAFAEAGAVTLFGDFYFALGIPIPMRRLVTVRILAACLLPVITRLPFQWLYPTGEKQERVTPKYPRLFEWAEVVAGDFHFIRRYMPDDLAGKTILTQTITADDTEALRRRGVRRLITAAPEMEGRSFATNVLEGIVVALSGRRTDTMAPSEIIGWLERAGVRPRVETLTPDRDGTAS
- a CDS encoding shikimate dehydrogenase; protein product: MSAPASAGQGIVGTPASAGPGRFAFVIHPLYVQQYAQKFPITRYLPGRLVERVFRAVPPFEASHITGIVSPLGARAEGWFIALPWTPRVLLEAPVELVYRRLVQAGRIAERLGAGILGLGAFTKIVGDRGVTVARELAIGVTTGNSLTAATAVEGALAAAARMDIDPARARVAVLGATGSIGAVCCRLLAPQVAGLVLAARNLERLESLASRLRAEGPADVAVTSDVREAVGAAEIVLTVTSATDVLVEPEDLRPGAVVCDVARPRNVSRLVYERRRDVLVIDGGVLEVPGPVDFGLDFGFPPGTCEACMAETMLLALEHRYEDYTLGGDLDLDRVREIHALMHRHGFRLSGLRRFERRIADEEVDAIRRAARSAAPRSPARVADAPADSAVRRA
- the greA gene encoding transcription elongation factor GreA, giving the protein MDEKETILTPEGLRKLEEELEFLKSVKRKEVAERIKQAKEFGDLSENSEYEDAKNEQAFTEGRILTVEGMLRNAKVINNHDVRSDVVSIGSTLKLLDESGEELTFTIVGSPEADPAHDKISNESPVGRAVLGKRKGDTVTVQAPAGTLKYTIKGIKR
- a CDS encoding ATP-dependent Clp protease ATP-binding subunit, with translation MFERFTERARRVIILAQEEAKRLNHSAVGTEHILLGIIREGEGVASKVLESLNINPERVRAEIESAIGRGERTPYEEVAFTPRAKKVLELALDEARRLGHNYIGTEHLLLGLIREGEGVAARVLEAMGADLERVRSQVVYLLGEEGTASYTKQASKTPTLDEFGRDLTKLARENKLDPVIGREREIERVIQVLSRRTKNNPALIGEPGVGKTAITEGLAQRIVRGDVPEVLRSKRVVQLDLAALVAGTKYRGEFEERMKKVMEEIRKAQGEVILFVDELHTLVGAGAAEGAIDASNILKPSLSRGELQCIGATTLDEYRKYVERDAALERRFAPILVAEPNVDQAVEILRGLRERYEAHHGVKIGDDALVAAAQLADKYISDRFLPDKAIDLMDEAASKIRLQASFLPQEVRQAMEKADRARREKEDAIKNQDFEKAAGLRDKEKVLRQKLEELESSWKTDKGRDITTVCADDIADIVSSWTGIPVTRLVEEETEKLLKMEDQIHKRIVGQEEAVTAVARAVRRARAGLKDARRPIGSFIFLGPTGVGKTELTLALAEFLFGDENAVVRIDMSEYTERHTVSRLVGAPPGYVGYEEGGQLTEQVRRRPYSVVLLDEIEKAHPEIFNVLLQILEDGRLTDAQGRAVDFKNCVVIMTSNVGAPQIQREGQGLGFRGVADVELDAQRQYDKMKSHVMDELRRAFRPEFLNRVDEIIVFRPLNRDQITAIVDILMDRVRREIRGQGMGLAVTEAAREVLAKEGFDPQYGARPLRRAIQRLVEDPLSDAMLRGRFSAGDEIIIDAHDNELVFEKKREPVTVDKG